Proteins encoded together in one Penicillium digitatum chromosome 1, complete sequence window:
- a CDS encoding Peptidase, putative, which produces MKFSSYLAAAAIMSGVQASPHPAPQQQQLLGVPSSPFQPSYSQADLDDIISSSPLLSFHRDLVKIESISGNEHDVGLFVAQFLEARNFTVIKQEVPPVKGQENTKTRYNIYAIPKSYTQSPSILLTSHIDTVPPFIPYSVHQPEDSLPTFDPEDLILAGRASVDAKGSVAAQIFATLETLDSQPDAKLGLLFVVGEEIGGDGMKVFSDSSLNSQSALKTVIFGEPTEAALVAGHKGMIGFKVLAHGSAAHSGYPWLGKSAVSAILPALSRIDVLGDIPVEEGGLPASPKYGPTTLNIGVIRAGVATNVVPSEAWADVAVRLAAGTPAEAREIVQRAVDEAVRDVEAEVVLDFVSHGESYPPQDLDVDVDGFDVTTVNYGTDVPNLVVGPGVKRYLYGPGSIFVAHGDNEALTIRQMKEAVVGCKKLIEAALEREEKGEVAV; this is translated from the coding sequence ATGAAATTCTCTTCATACCTCGCGGCGGCGGCCATCATGTCCGGTGTTCAGGCTTCTCCGCACCCCGcacctcagcagcaacagctcctGGGTGTGCCATCATCGCCTTTCCAGCCCAGCTATAGCCAAGCGGACCTAGATGATATAATCAGCAGTTCGCCTCTACTATCATTCCACCGAGATCTGGTCAAGATTGAGTCAATCTCCGGCAATGAGCATGATGTCGGGCTCTTCGTCGCGCAATTCCTGGAGGCCCGGAACTTCACCGTGATAAAGCAAGAGGTACCCCCAGTGAAAGGTCAAGAAAACACCAAGACCCGCTACAACATCTACGCCATTCCAAAATCCTACACACAATCCCCCTCAATCCTCCTCACAAGCCACATCGACACCGTCCCACCCTTCATCCCATACTCCGTGCACCAGCCTGAGGACTCCCTCCCCACCTTCGACCCAGAGGATCTTATCCTAGCGGGCCGCGCTTCTGTCGACGCAAAGGGCAGCGTCGCAGCCCAAATCTTTGCGACCCTCGAAACACTAGACTCCCAACCAGACGCCAAGCTCGGTCTACTCTTTGTCGTCGGCGAAGAGATCGGCGGTGATGGAATGAAAGTCTTCTCGGACTCCAGCCTCAACTCCCAAAGCGCTCTGAAAACCGTCATCTTCGGCGAGCCAACCGAGGCAGCCCTCGTCGCCGGCCACAAGGGCATGATCGGCTTCAAGGTTCTAGCTCACGGCAGCGCTGCCCACTCGGGATACCCGTGGCTAGGCAAGAGCGCGGTCTCGGCGATTCTGCCTGCACTCTCGCGCATCGATGTGCTCGGGGATATTCCCGTCGAAGAGGGCGGCTTGCCTGCCTCTCCGAAGTATGGCCCGACGACCCTGAATATTGGCGTCATCCGCGCTGGCGTCGCGACGAATGTTGTCCCCTCCGAGGCGTGGGCGGATGTTGCTGTGAGACTTGCGGCTGGTACACCTGCTGAGGCGCGTGAGATTGTTCAGCGGGCTGTTGATGAAGCAGTTCGGGATGTTGAGGCGGAGGTTGTTTTGGACTTTGTTTCGCATGGCGAGTCTTATCCGCCGCAGGATTtggatgttgatgttgatggGTTTGATGTTACTACTGTCAACTATGGTACCGATGTACCAAATCTGGTCGTCGGTCCTGGTGTCAAGCGCTACTTGTATGGACCCGGTAGTATCTTTGTTGCTCATGGTGACAATGAGGCCTTGACTATCCGCCAGATGAAGGAGGCAGTGGTTGGTTGTAAAAAGTTAATTGAGGCTGCGCTGgaaagagaggaaaagggTGAGGTGGCCGTATGA
- a CDS encoding Mannosyl-oligosaccharide alpha-1,2-mannosidase: MAYQPSRSPFAPVQQDSFYGNPRSGLRGYGLSNHPIPLSNKVNGYFEKDRTLPLYKDKPLFSPRRTGPRRRWRPLVNVLGVCTVLFVLYYNFYLRTWSGQQSNDKGVELWKWAQTLEDGKSSGDLSDWTARREKVRDAFIVSWEGYEKNAWGYDQYRPVSNVIPEDTGGGLGWMIVDSLDTLMIMNLTSKVHRARQWISTSLNYDQDRDVNTFETTIRMLGGLLSAHYLSTQYPDLAPLNDDDVGAAGEDLYIEKAADLAERLLGAFESPSGIPWSNVNLNTSEGVVVHFDEGATSIAEAGSIQLEFKYLAKLTGEAEYWKLVERTMKLVDLQKPQDGLVRTAIHPDSGAFTGDSISLGSKADSYYEYLVKQYLQTSEQEPVYKEMWDEALQGIRKHLVSFTKNAQLMIIGERPQGLDQDLSPRMDHLVCFMPGTIALGATGGQPLSHARKLADWTQQREEEILLSRELMKTCWAMHQATATGLAAEISHFILDSPPVMMADKYPDSATNPSHASKPEALRGISQPLEAQSDASEPWRADIDVHRNDRHNLQRPETVESLFYLYRITGDDIYRQWGWEIFKSFIKHTAVVEKKKSTSRIPTSTNTAPVFRIKGFTSLGNADAVPSYKRDNMESYWMAETLKYFYLLFSDRDFISLEDHVFNTEAHPFPRFKPSGDLQTGWERAPMQ, translated from the exons ATGGCCTACCAGCCATCGCGCAGCCCCTTTGCGCCCGTGCAACAAGATTCCTTCTACGGAAACCCCCGTAGTGGCCTCCGCGGGTACGGTCTGTCGAACCACCCCATTCCCCTATCCAATAAAGTGAACGGCTACTTCGAAAAGGACCGCACATTGCCTTTGTACAAAGATAAGCCATTATTTTCGCCGCGGCGCACAGGTCCTCGAAGGAGATGGAGGCCGCTCGTGAACGTGCTGGGGGTGTGTACTGTGTTATTTGTGTTGTATTATAACTTCTACCTCCGCACGTGGTCAGGGCAACAATCAAATGATAAAGGGGTAGAATTATGGAAGTGGGCCCAGACATTGGAAGACGGGAAATCTTCTGGGGACTTGTCTGACTGGACTGCAAGACGAGAGAAAGTGCGGGACGCCTTCATCGTCAGTTGGGAGGGATATGAGAAGAACGCATGGG GATACGATCAGTATCGCCCGGTTTCGAACGTTATCCCAGAAGACACGGGCGGCGGATTAGGCTGGATGATAGTTGACTCGCTGGACACACTGATGATCATGAATCTGACCTCCAAGGTCCACCGCGCGCGGCAATGGATCTCAACTTCGTTGAATTATGATCAGGATCGTGATGTTAACACGTTCGAGACGACTATTCGCATGCTGGGTGGTTTGCTGTCCGCACACTATCTGTCAACCCAATACCCCGATTTGGCCCCTCTCAACGACGATGATGTCGGTGCTGCCGGTGAAGACCTGTACATTGAGAAAGCAGCTGACCTCGCTGAGCGGCTACTCGGGGCTTTTGAATCTCCCAGCGGTATCCCGTGGTCGAATGTCAATCTCAACACGTCAGAAGGCGTCGTCGTGCATTTCGACGAGGGAGCTACGTCTATTGCCGAGGCTGGCTCAATACAGCTTGAATTCAAGTACTTGGCCAAGCTGACTGGTGAGGCGGAATATTGGAAGTTGGTTGAAAGAACCATGAAGTTGGTTGACTTGCAAAAGCCGCAGGATGGCCTTGTCCGAACCGCCATCCATCCTGACAGTGGCGCGTTCACAGGGGATAGCATCAGTCTGGGCAGTAAGGCGGACTCCTACTATG AATATCTCGTCAAGCAATATCTGCAGACTTCCGAACAGGAGCCCGTCTACAAAGAGATGTGGGACGAGGCTTTGCAAGGCATCCGCAAACACCTGGTCTCATTCACCAAGAACGCTCAGCTGATGATTATCGGCGAGCGGCCCCAAGGCCTGGACCAGGACCTGTCACCAAGAATGGACCACCTAGTGTGCTTCATGCCCGGAACAATCGCGCTCGGCGCGACCGGTGGCCAGCCCTTATCCCACGCCCGGAAGTTAGCGGATTGGACTCAACAGCGCgaggaggagatcctcctgtCCAGAGAATTGATGAAGACCTGCTGGGCAATGCACCAGGCAACGGCGACCGGCCTCGCAGCCGAAATCTCCCATTTCATCCTTGACTCGCCGCCCGTGATGATGGCAGACAAGTACCCAGACTCAGCGACGAACCCCAGTCACGCATCTAAGCCTGAGGCACTGCGTGGCATCTCCCAACCCTTAGAGGCACAGAGTGATGCGTCCGAGCCCTGGCGCGCAGATATCGACGTCCACCGCAACGACCGCCACAATCTACAACGCCCGGAAACAGTCGAGTCCCTCTTCTACCTCTACCGTATCACCGGCGATGACATCTACCGCCAGTGGGGCTGGGAGATCTTCAAGTCTTTCATCAAACACACAGCCGTggtggagaagaagaagagtacCTCCCGTATTCCTACTTCAACCAACACGGCACCTGTTTTCCGTATCAAGGGCTTTACATCGCTCGGCAACGCGGATGCAGTTCCTTCATACAAGCGCGATAACATGGAGAGCTATTGGATGGCTGAGACGCTCAAGTATTTCTATTTGTTGTTCTCGGATCGTGATTTCATCTCTCTAGAGGATCACGTTTTCAACACTGAGGCCCACCCATTCCCGCGGTTTAAACCTAGTGGGGATCTTCAAACGGGGTGGGAGAGGGCGCCTATGCAGTAG
- a CDS encoding Proteasome regulatory particle subunit Rpt4, putative has product MSDPERGQALEDYKKSLLELREWEAKLKTLRLGIKDLQREFDISEDNIKALQSVGQIIGEVLKQLDEERFIVKASSGPRYVVGCRSKVDKSKMKQGTRVALDMTTLTIMRMLPREVDPMVYNMSLEDPGSVNFAGIGGLNDQIRELREVIELPLKNPELFLRVGIKPPKGVLLYGPPGTGKTLLARAVASSLETNFLKVVSSAIVDKYIGESARLIREMFGYAKEHEPCIIFMDEIDAIGGRRFSEGTSADREIQRTLMELLNQLDGFDYLGKTKIIMATNRPDTLDPALLRAGRLDRKIEIPLPNEVGRLEILKIHTSTVQQEGEIDFESVVKMSDGLNGADLRNVVTEAGLFAIKDYRDAINQDDFNKAVRKVAEAKKLEGKLEYQKL; this is encoded by the exons ATGAGCGACCCGGAGCGCGGCCAGGCGCTCGAGGACTATAAAAAGAGCTTGCTCGAGCTACGAGAATGGGAAGCAAAGTTGAAAACTCTTCGCTTGGGTATCAAGGATCTTCAAAGAGAGTTTGATATCTCCGAGGATAACATCAAGGCACTACAAAGTGTTGGTCAGATCATCGGCGAGGTGCTGAAGCAGCTTGACGAAGAGCGAT TCATCGTCAAGGCGTCATCGGGTCCTCGATATGTGGTCGGTTGTCGTTCAAAGGTGGACAAGTCTAAGATGAAGCAAGGCACACGTGTGGCCTTGGATATGACGACACTCACTATCATGCGGATGCTGCCTCGTGAGGTTGATCCCATGGTGTACAACATGTCTCTAGAAGATCCAGGGTCCGTCAATTTCGCGGGTATTGGCGGTCTTAACGACCAGATCAGAGAGCTCCGTGAGGTCATCGAACTACCCCTGAAGAACCCAGAGCTTTTCCTCAGAGTTGGAATTAAGCCTCCGAAGGGTGTTCTACTCTACGGTCCTCCAGGTACTGGTAAGACACTGCTCGCACGAGCagtggccagctcgctggAGACCAATTTCTTGAAGG TTGTATCTTCGGCCATTGTGGACAAATATATCGGTGAATCCGCTCGACTGATCCGAGAGATGTTCGGATACGCCAAGGAACACGAGCCCTGCATTATTTTCATGGACGAGATCGATGCCATTGGTGGACGACGATTCTCAGAAGGTACATCGGCAGATCGAGAAATTCAGCGGACGCTCATGGAGTTGCTGAACCAGCTGGATGGTTTCGACTACCTTGGAAAGACAAAGATCATCATGGCCACCAACCGACCTGATACACTGGATCCTGCTCTGCTGCGTGCCGGTCGTCTGGACCGTAAGATTGAGATTCCTCTTCCCAATGAGGTTGGCCGTCTGGAGATCTTGAAGATCCACACAAGCACAGTCCAACAAGAAGGCGAAATCGACTTTGAGAGTGTGGTCAAGATGAGTGATGGTCTTAACGGTGCTGATCTCCGAAATGTGGTCACTGAAGC TGGTCTGTTCGCGATCAAGGATTACCGTGATGCTATCAACCAGGATGACTTCAACAAGGCTGTACGGAAGGTGGCAGAGGCGAAGAAATTGGAGGGCAAGCTTGAGTATCAGAAGCTTTAA
- a CDS encoding Enolase: MEGYAVRCARPTTQRMCNRETGMDKSYPSYLFPPNLFGSSVNLPPPLSYFNMPISKIHARSVYDSRGNPTVEVDVVTETGLHRAIVPSGASTGQHEAVELRDGDKTKWGGKGVLNAVKNVNDIIGPALIKENIDVKDQAKVDEFLNKLDGTPNKGKLGANAILGVSLAIAKAAAAEKGVPLYAHISDLAGTKKPYVLPVPFQNVLNGGSHAGGRLAFQEFMIVPDTAPTFSEALRQGSEVYQKLKTLAKKRYGQSAGNVGDEGGVAPDIQTAEEALDLITDAIEQAGYTGQIKIAMDVASSEFYKVDAKKYDLDFKNPESDPTKWLTYEQLADLYKSLAAKYPIVSIEDPFAEDDWEAWSYFYKTSDFQIVGDDLTVTNPLRIKKAIELKSCNSLLLKVNQIGTLTESIQAAKDSYADGWGVMVSHRSGETEDVTIADIVVGLRAGQIKTGAPARSERLAKLNQMLRIEEELGANAIYAGEKFRTAVNL; this comes from the exons ATGGAGGGGTATGCCGTACGATGTGCACGTCCTACAACACAGCGCATGTGCAATCGGGAGACCGGTATGGA CAAATCATATCCTTCTTACCTCTTCCCGCCCAATCTTTTTGGGTCATCGGTGAACCTCCCCCCGCC CCTGTCCTATTTCAACATGCCTATCTCCAAGATTCACGCTCGCTCCGTCTACGACTCGCGCGGTAACCCCACCGTTGAGGTGGATGTTGTCACCGAGACCGGTCTTCACCGCGCCATTGTTCCTTCCGGTGCTTCCACTG GCCAGCACGAGGCCGTTGAGCTCCGCGACGGTGACAAGACCAAGTGGGGTGGTAAGG GTGTCCTGAACGCTGTCAAGAACGTCAACGATATCATTGGCCCCGCCCTCATCAAGGAGAACATCGATGTTAAGGACCAGGCCAAGGTTGACGAGTTCCTGAACAAGCTCGATGGAACCCCCAACAAGGGCAAGCTCGGTGCCAACGCTATCCTCGGTGTCTCTCTGGCCATTGCCAAGGCTGCCGCCGCTGAGAAGGGTGTTCCTCTCTACGCTCACATCTCCGACCTCGCCGGAACCAAGAAGCCCTACGTCCTGCCCGTTCCCTTCCAGAACGTCCTGAACGGTGGCTCCCATGCCGGTGGCCGTCTCGCCTTCCAGGAGTTCATGATTGTGCCCGA CACCGCTCCCACTTTCTCCGAGGCTCTCCGCCAGGGTTCCGAGGTTTACCAGAAGCTCAAGACTCTTGCCAAGAAGAGGTACGGTCAGTCCGCCGGTAACGTCGGTGACGAGGGTGGTGTCGCCCCTGACATTCAGACCGCCGAGGAGGCTCTTGACCTCATCACCGATGCTATTGAACAGGCTGGCTACACTGGCCAGATCAAGATTGCCATGGATGTTGCCTCCAGCGAGTTCTACAAGGTGGATGCCAAGAAGTACGATCTTGACTTCAAGAACCCCGAGAGCGACCCCACCAAGTGGCTCACCTACGAGCAGCTTGCCGACCTCTACAAGTCTCTCGCTGCCAAGTACCCTATTGTCTCCATTGAGGACCCCTTCGCTGAGGATGATTGGGAGGCTTGGAGCTACTTCTACAAGACCTCTGACTTCCAGATTGTCGGTGATGACTTGACTGTCACCAACCCTCTGCGCATCAAGAAGGCCATTGAGCTCAAGTCTTGCAACTCCCTTCTCCTGAAGGTCAACCAGATCGGTACCTTGACCGAGTCTATCCAGGCTGCCAAGGACTCCTACGCCGACGGCTGGGGTGTCATGGTCTCCCACCGTTCCGGTGAGACCGAGGATGTCACCATTGCTGACATCGTCGTTGGCCTCCGCGCCGGTCAGATCAAGACCGGTGCCCCTGCCCGTTCCGAGCGTCTTGCCAAGCTTAACCAGATGCTCCGTATTGAGGAGGAGCTTGGTGCCAACGCTATCTACGCCGGCGAGAAGTTCCGCACTGCTGTCAACCTGTAA
- a CDS encoding Eukaryotic translation initiation factor 3 subunit J — MPPSKWDEEEEESPVPPPIVAAPRRRFDDEEEEDVLDSWDAAEDSEVEREKAKKAAEAEAKAKAAAAANKKTKAQRIEELREQRRREEGSGESESEDDADRRARLRRTEQEADLAHAEDLFGSVDVKPNKGAPKAIVVSDSSDPTNAIDLSAMPLFKPVTKAHFTRLTETLAPLLTLHSKKPHYSLWAQDFARKLVNDLPSAEIKKIASALTTASNEKLREERASDKGNKKSKAAKTKISLNASRNSHVDHTNYEGGDDDLGDDDFM; from the exons ATGCCGCCTTCCAAGTGGG acgaagaagaagaggagagccCCGTGCCTCCTCCTATTGTTGCTGCGCCCCGCCGCCGCTTCgacgatgaggaggaagaagat GTCCTTGACTCATGGGATGCCGCCGAAGACTCCGAGGTAGAGCgtgagaaggccaagaaggccgCCGAAGCTGaggccaaggccaaggccgccgccgccgccaaCAAGAAGACCAAAGCCCAGCGGATAGAGGAGCTCCGGGAGCAGCGCCGACGCGAGGAGGGTAGCGGTGAATCCGAGAGCGAAGACGACGCAGACCGCCGCGCTCGTCTGCGCAGGACCGAGCAGGAAGCCGACCTTGCCCACGCCGAGGATCTTTTCGGCTCTGTTGATGTCAAACCCAACAAGGGCGCCCCCAAGGCCATCGTTGTCAGCGACTCATCCGATCCTACTAACGCCATCGACCTCTCCGCCATGCCACTGTTCAAGCCTGTCACCAAGGCCCATTTCACCCGTCTGACCGAGACCCTCGCGCCGCTCCTCACCCTGCACTCCAAGAAGCCCCATTACTCTCTCTGGGCGCAGGACTTCGCCCGTAAGCTTGTGAACGACTTGCCGAGTGCTGAGATCAAGAAGATTGCTAGTGCTCTGACTACTGCTTCCAACGAGAAGTTGCGCGAGGAGCGTGCTTCCGACAAGGGCAACAAGAAATCCAAGGCGGCAAAGACCAAGATCTCGCTGAATGCAAGCCGCAACAGCCACGTCGATCACACCAACTACGAGGGTGGTGACGATGATCTTGGGGATGATGACTTTATGTGA
- a CDS encoding 14-3-3 family protein — translation MGSERENKTFLARLCEQAERYDEMVTFMKEVANIGGELTVDERNLLSVAYKNVVGTRRASWRIISSIEQKEENKGSEEHVSIIRDYRQKIETELEQVCQDVLDVLDEALIPKAETGESKVFYYKMKGDYHRYLAEFASGPKRKGAATAAHEAYKNATDVAQTELTPTHPIRLGLALNFSVFYYEILNSPDRACHLAKQAFDDAIAELDSLSEESYRDSTLIMQLLRDNLTLWTSSEGTEGESAAKEEKSEEEAGAPAAATEAAAPAEEKPEEAKPAETEA, via the exons ATGGGTTCTGAG CGTGAGAA CAAGACGTTCCTCGCGCGGCTCTGCGAGCAGGCCGAGCGCTACGATG AAATGGTTACCTTCATGAAG GAAGTCGCCAAC ATTGGTGGCGAGCTCACTGTCGATGAGCGTAACCTGCTTTCCGTTGCCTACAAGAACGTGGTTGGCACACGCCGTGCCTCCTGGCGCATCATTTCCTCCATCGAGCAGAAGGAGGAGAACAAGGGCTCCGAGGAACACGTCAGCATCATCCGCGATTACCGCCAGAAGATCGAAACCGAGCTGGAGCAGGTGTGCCAGGATGTGCTTGATGTTCTTGATGAGGCTCTCATCCCCAAGGCCGAGACTGGAGAGTCCAAGGTCTTCTACTACAAGAT GAAGGGTGATTACCACCGCTACCTCGCCGAGTTCGCTTCCGGCCCCAAGCGCAAGGGCGCCGCTACTGCTGCCCACGAGGCCTACAAG AACGCCACCGACGTTGCCCAGACCGAACTTACCCCCACTCACCCTATCCGCCTGGGTCTTGCCCTGAACTTCTCCGTTTTCTACTACGAGATCCTCAACTCCCCCGATCGTGCTTGCCACCTTGCCAAGCAGGCATTTGATGATGCCATTGCAGAGCTCGACTCGCTTTCTGAGGAAAGCTACCGTGACAGCACCTTGATCATGCAGCTGCTGCGTGACAACCTTACCCTCTGGACCTCATCTGAGGGCACCGAGGGTGAGAGTGCCGCTAAGGAGGAGAAGTCTGAGGAAGAGGCTGGTGCTCCTGCTGCCGCCACCGAGGCCGCTGCTCCCGCCGAGGAGAAGCCCGAGGAGGCTAAGCCCGCCGAGACTGAAGCCTAA